The Kaustia mangrovi genome has a segment encoding these proteins:
- a CDS encoding TetR/AcrR family transcriptional regulator — translation MVGVRQFDEEAVLAAALETFWRQGFAATSMPDLARATGVQRGSLYNAFGDRETLFLRAFDLYETRFLEAAEASLQGDDAEGMLDRFFDTAIATMTHGSPARGCLTTKTATDGSLASDRVGERVRGLLTALADIVEAALTRPGMSRQLVLDPGETAQVVVTFTRGLAVMERVHGDPAALRRNAAALTRALVVRPVRAPSGG, via the coding sequence TTGGTCGGCGTCAGGCAGTTCGACGAGGAGGCGGTGCTCGCCGCCGCGCTGGAGACGTTCTGGCGACAGGGCTTCGCGGCGACCTCGATGCCCGATCTCGCGCGGGCGACGGGCGTCCAGCGCGGCTCGCTCTACAACGCCTTTGGCGACAGGGAAACCCTCTTCCTGCGCGCCTTCGATCTCTATGAGACGCGCTTCCTGGAGGCGGCGGAGGCCAGCCTGCAGGGCGACGACGCCGAAGGGATGCTCGACCGGTTCTTCGACACGGCCATTGCGACCATGACCCACGGCTCGCCTGCGCGCGGCTGCCTGACCACGAAGACCGCGACCGACGGCAGTCTCGCCAGCGACCGCGTGGGAGAGAGGGTCCGCGGCCTGCTGACCGCGCTTGCAGATATTGTCGAGGCCGCACTGACCAGGCCGGGCATGAGCCGGCAACTCGTCCTCGACCCGGGCGAGACGGCGCAGGTGGTCGTCACCTTCACGCGCGGACTGGCGGTCATGGAGCGCGTCCATGGCGACCCAGCGGCTCTCCGGCGCAATGCCGCCGCCCTGACGCGCGCGCTGGTCGTCAGGCCTGTTCGGGCGCCATCAGGAGGGTGA
- a CDS encoding LysR family transcriptional regulator translates to MDRSDITLERMRSFVRVAERGSLSAVARELGVGQSTITRHVRELEAAVGVPLLSRTTRRVTLTEEGGRYYANCQRILRLVEQAGDEARVARGAAAGSIRISCTAAFGVLHLSRLVFGFQDRYRDIGVDLSLTDERIDLVKEGVDIALRLGPLTDSSMKLRALGESRRLLVAAPDYLAARGRPAVPQDLSGHEGIRMSNVAGSDTLLLQDRDGETHAVPFAGRFRVDHGLAVREALVAGRGFAPAHRWLVDDLLATGRLQEILPDYSLPPVPLNMLIVPERAGIGRVRLMVDYLAEEIAAVPGIA, encoded by the coding sequence ATGGATAGATCGGACATAACCCTGGAGCGCATGCGCAGCTTCGTGCGCGTGGCCGAACGGGGCAGCCTCTCCGCCGTCGCGCGCGAGCTCGGCGTCGGCCAGTCGACGATCACGCGGCATGTGCGCGAGCTCGAGGCCGCCGTGGGCGTGCCCTTGCTCAGCCGGACCACGCGGCGCGTGACGCTCACCGAGGAGGGCGGGCGCTATTATGCGAACTGCCAGCGGATCCTGCGGCTCGTGGAGCAGGCCGGCGACGAGGCGCGGGTCGCGCGCGGCGCGGCGGCCGGCTCGATCCGGATCTCCTGCACAGCCGCCTTCGGCGTCCTGCATCTGAGCCGCCTGGTCTTCGGCTTCCAGGACCGCTATCGCGATATCGGCGTTGATCTCAGCCTGACCGACGAGCGGATCGACCTTGTCAAGGAGGGCGTCGACATCGCGCTGCGCCTCGGTCCGCTCACCGACAGCTCCATGAAGCTGCGCGCGCTCGGCGAGAGCCGGCGACTTCTGGTGGCCGCGCCGGACTATCTCGCCGCCCGGGGACGGCCGGCCGTGCCGCAGGATCTTTCCGGACACGAAGGCATACGGATGTCGAATGTGGCGGGCAGCGACACGCTCCTCCTGCAGGATCGCGACGGGGAAACCCATGCCGTGCCGTTTGCCGGGCGATTCCGCGTCGACCATGGACTCGCTGTCCGCGAGGCGCTGGTGGCTGGACGCGGCTTCGCGCCGGCCCATCGCTGGCTCGTCGACGACCTCCTCGCCACCGGGCGGCTTCAGGAGATCCTCCCCGATTATTCGCTGCCGCCGGTCCCGCTGAACATGCTGATCGTTCCCGAGCGCGCCGGCATTGGCCGGGTGCGCCTGATGGTCGACTATCTCGCCGAGGAGATTGCGGCCGTTCCGGGGATCGCCTGA
- a CDS encoding carboxypeptidase-like regulatory domain-containing protein, with the protein MKPALRAAVAAVFVLSVGACQTTTGQPTEPLPSRHVMQASFNPDEAAHIHQVGSASIEGTLSVPDRYDGTMLVPPPGSEIRVYPDTAFARERIGALFGGRKVSWDPVDIIDDDRRFKALSRVGRTDEKGHFRIDGLPAGTYFVVGTGFFRDGARLQKSALLYQKVTLAKGQTLTVTLNGQ; encoded by the coding sequence ATGAAACCGGCACTTCGCGCGGCGGTTGCCGCAGTTTTCGTCCTGTCCGTTGGTGCATGCCAGACAACGACCGGCCAGCCGACGGAACCGTTGCCCAGCCGGCATGTGATGCAGGCGAGCTTCAACCCGGACGAGGCCGCGCATATCCATCAGGTGGGCTCGGCGAGCATCGAGGGCACGCTCTCCGTGCCGGATCGCTATGACGGGACCATGCTCGTGCCGCCGCCCGGCTCGGAAATCCGCGTCTATCCGGACACCGCCTTCGCCCGGGAGCGGATCGGCGCCCTGTTCGGCGGCCGCAAAGTCTCCTGGGACCCGGTCGACATCATCGACGACGACCGGCGGTTCAAGGCGTTGAGCCGGGTCGGGCGGACCGACGAGAAGGGGCATTTCAGGATCGATGGCTTGCCGGCCGGCACCTATTTCGTCGTCGGCACCGGGTTCTTCCGCGATGGCGCACGCCTGCAGAAGAGCGCGCTCCTCTACCAGAAGGTCACTCTCGCCAAGGGCCAGACCCTGACCGTGACGCTCAACGGGCAATAG
- a CDS encoding GMC family oxidoreductase has protein sequence MSDLEADYVIVGAGSAGCVLANRLSADPSVRVVLLEAGGADTNPWIHVPVGYFKTMHNPKVDWCYRTEPDAGLNGRRIDWPRGKVLGGSSSLNGLLYVRGQQADYDRWRQMGNEGWAFSDVLPLFKRAEDQERGADDYHGTGGPLAVTDMRLKRPICDAWIEAAQNAGYPRNEDYNGASQEGVGYFQLTARNGRRCSAAVAYLRPVRNRANLTILTHAHTTRLVLDGRRATGVAYLGRDGRERTVRALGEVIVSSGAIGSPHLLMRSGIGEADALRQHGIDVAADLPGVGKNLQDHLQARLVYTCNEPTLNDEVRSLANKLRIGLRYILFRSGPMTMAASLATGFLKTRAGLETPDIQFHIQPWSADSPGDGVHPFSAFTMSVCQLRPESRGEVRLDGDDPLAYPAIHPNYLATDLDRQTIVEGVKIARRIAGHAPLAARIAGEFAPGETARSDADLLEWVRDTATTIYHPTGTCKMGRDPMAVVDPRLRVHGIAGLRVADCSIMPEIVSGNTNAPAIMIGEKASDMILEDRRS, from the coding sequence ATGAGTGATCTGGAAGCTGACTATGTGATCGTCGGCGCCGGTTCGGCGGGCTGCGTTCTGGCCAACAGGCTGAGCGCGGACCCCTCGGTTCGCGTAGTGCTTCTGGAAGCGGGCGGAGCGGACACGAACCCCTGGATCCACGTGCCCGTCGGCTACTTCAAGACGATGCACAATCCCAAGGTCGACTGGTGCTACAGGACAGAGCCCGACGCGGGGCTGAACGGGCGCCGGATCGACTGGCCGCGCGGCAAGGTGCTCGGCGGCTCCTCCTCCCTCAACGGGCTGCTCTATGTGCGCGGCCAGCAGGCCGACTACGACCGCTGGCGCCAGATGGGCAACGAGGGCTGGGCGTTCTCCGACGTCCTGCCGCTCTTCAAGCGCGCGGAGGACCAGGAGCGCGGGGCCGACGACTATCACGGCACGGGCGGGCCGCTGGCCGTCACCGACATGCGCCTGAAGCGGCCGATCTGCGATGCCTGGATCGAGGCGGCGCAGAACGCCGGCTACCCGCGCAACGAGGACTATAACGGCGCCTCGCAGGAGGGCGTGGGCTATTTCCAGCTCACCGCGCGCAACGGCCGGCGCTGCTCGGCCGCCGTCGCCTATCTGAGGCCCGTGCGCAACCGCGCCAATCTCACGATCCTCACCCATGCCCACACGACCCGGCTCGTCCTCGACGGCCGCCGGGCGACGGGGGTGGCCTATCTCGGCCGCGACGGGCGCGAGCGCACGGTGCGCGCGCTGGGCGAGGTGATCGTGTCCTCCGGCGCCATCGGCTCGCCCCATCTCCTCATGCGCTCCGGCATCGGCGAGGCCGACGCGCTCCGCCAGCACGGCATCGACGTTGCGGCCGACCTGCCGGGCGTCGGCAAGAACCTGCAGGACCATCTCCAGGCCCGCCTCGTCTATACCTGCAACGAGCCGACGCTGAACGACGAGGTGCGCAGCCTGGCCAACAAGCTGCGCATCGGGTTGCGCTACATCCTGTTCCGCTCCGGCCCCATGACCATGGCGGCCAGCCTGGCGACCGGCTTCCTGAAGACGCGGGCCGGGCTCGAGACGCCGGACATCCAGTTCCACATCCAGCCCTGGTCGGCCGACAGTCCGGGCGACGGGGTCCACCCCTTTTCCGCCTTCACCATGTCGGTCTGCCAGCTTCGCCCGGAAAGCCGCGGCGAGGTCAGGCTCGACGGCGACGACCCCCTCGCCTATCCCGCGATCCATCCGAACTATCTGGCGACCGACCTCGACCGGCAGACCATTGTGGAGGGCGTGAAGATCGCCCGCCGCATTGCCGGTCACGCGCCGCTGGCGGCCAGGATCGCCGGCGAGTTCGCGCCGGGCGAGACCGCGCGCAGCGACGCCGACCTCCTCGAGTGGGTGCGCGACACCGCCACCACGATCTATCACCCGACGGGCACCTGCAAGATGGGGCGCGACCCCATGGCCGTGGTCGATCCCCGCCTCAGGGTCCACGGGATCGCGGGGCTGCGCGTCGCCGACTGCTCGATCATGCCGGAGATCGTGTCCGGCAACACCAACGCGCCCGCCATCATGATCGGCGAAAAGGCCAGTGACATGATCCTGGAAGATCGCCGAAGCTGA
- a CDS encoding TRAP transporter large permease: MTDATWITLISLGVTGLFMLGVPVFLVIAYWVIGCSFVLGMTLDNIGAALSDVFTDGFALLAMPLFILTGDLINRSGIARRLSDFAYSCLGWLRGGLGMASIGACGLFAAISGSNSATTATIGAMLHPEMVKGGYDPRFSAATAAAGGTVGIIVPPSIIFIVYGYMMNLPISDLFVAGIVPGAMMVAAMQAVCWAVCRRNGWGHLIALQPARVLKTALGAWLGFFAIGLVLWGIYTGKFSPTEAAGVTVGFCLIIGLVCAPLHRFMGAPGHDRPVTEKRVRDMLTVEGFGALEIPSITMRSAQITGILAPLIAVSVVMQQILSLLGAQEVIGNFVTGMGGYHAVLFTAMAIVFVAGMILESLPVTIVLAPILAPIAQSVGVDPIHFAVIFLVGASIGFITPPYGLNLYVASSVTGIAYFHLLKYATLYLVALLAVWIAVALTPELASMLLPVR; this comes from the coding sequence ATGACCGACGCGACCTGGATCACCCTCATCTCGCTCGGTGTGACGGGCCTGTTCATGCTCGGCGTGCCCGTCTTCCTGGTGATCGCCTACTGGGTGATCGGCTGCAGCTTCGTGCTGGGCATGACGCTCGACAATATCGGGGCGGCGCTCTCCGACGTCTTCACCGACGGCTTCGCGCTGCTCGCCATGCCACTCTTCATCCTCACCGGCGACCTCATCAACCGGTCTGGCATTGCGCGGCGGCTGTCGGACTTCGCCTATTCCTGCCTCGGCTGGCTGCGCGGCGGGCTCGGCATGGCGAGCATCGGGGCCTGCGGCCTGTTCGCGGCGATCTCTGGCTCGAACTCCGCGACGACGGCGACCATCGGCGCCATGCTGCATCCGGAAATGGTGAAGGGCGGCTACGATCCGCGCTTCTCCGCGGCGACCGCGGCGGCGGGCGGCACGGTCGGGATCATCGTGCCGCCCTCGATCATCTTCATCGTCTACGGCTACATGATGAACCTGCCGATCTCCGACCTGTTCGTGGCCGGCATCGTCCCCGGAGCGATGATGGTCGCGGCCATGCAGGCCGTCTGCTGGGCGGTGTGCCGCCGCAATGGCTGGGGCCATCTGATCGCGCTTCAGCCCGCGCGGGTCCTCAAGACGGCGCTCGGCGCCTGGCTCGGCTTCTTCGCCATCGGCCTCGTCCTGTGGGGCATCTATACGGGCAAGTTCTCGCCCACCGAGGCGGCCGGCGTGACGGTCGGCTTCTGCCTCATTATCGGGCTCGTCTGCGCACCGCTCCACCGGTTCATGGGCGCGCCGGGCCATGATCGCCCGGTGACGGAGAAGCGCGTCCGCGACATGCTGACCGTGGAGGGGTTCGGCGCCCTGGAAATCCCGTCGATCACCATGCGCTCAGCCCAGATCACCGGCATTCTCGCCCCACTGATCGCGGTCTCCGTGGTGATGCAGCAGATCCTCTCCCTGCTCGGCGCGCAGGAGGTCATCGGCAATTTCGTGACCGGAATGGGCGGCTATCACGCCGTGCTGTTCACCGCGATGGCCATCGTCTTCGTCGCCGGCATGATCCTGGAAAGCCTGCCCGTGACCATCGTGCTCGCGCCGATCCTCGCCCCCATTGCCCAGTCGGTGGGCGTGGACCCGATCCACTTCGCGGTGATCTTCCTCGTCGGCGCGTCGATCGGCTTCATCACGCCGCCCTACGGACTCAATCTCTATGTGGCGAGCAGCGTCACCGGCATTGCCTATTTCCACCTCCTGAAATATGCAACGCTCTATCTGGTTGCCCTGCTGGCCGTCTGGATCGCGGTGGCGCTGACGCCGGAGCTCGCGAGCATGCTCCTGCCGGTCCGGTAG
- a CDS encoding tetratricopeptide repeat protein, with the protein MTESIRSRRNEAEEKMRAGDWLGAFALWEELRQRLPGSPMPYILGAKALINYGDLDGGEVAITRALRRFPKDAAALVIGAGLSCQRGEWPQALARWTRLCRIAPEKPVGYSGAVNALLRLGDLDRAQTLNAEAIGRFPADVTFRIAEARIATQRGDFDAASSAWARVLAMAPDNPAGYDGWVEMLMTREKPDKAAQVLDDAVMRFPDNLDFRMKTAEFAMRRGDWTAAAHGWAELRKRFPRHLPGYLRGADALMRAGRLTDAAELLCDYIDSGGDGLKHVYVKAADLAALVADEDLSRQAAIERLLLHLFHQPIASYAEAEMPALAVQVQKMVFQTGSEPEPVRKQIERVWRAAGYHRRIPSEEVYRVGLGLGLLDYRLAIAETHRLVRQFDFATLRHIFSVLPWHTLNRNSLEGYAAALLEDYARRDELGPAQRQALEILLSACRFDLFRALRRSDQRQASPVAPAILQVPSRLKIAICVSGQLRGYVEALRTWRHLGLERHEAHYFVHSWYEIGRKRPNIMHANRVFGGRFLKTYMKVCQEYGPQRVGKGFPVLLGSFDRMGRVSERDIMDIYDTPHVRLEDDSMEPFSSFSNSKKMYYKIEKAWEMAHDTGVDYDLVIRIRPDLEIAEGPRSTGNPSVGTVTPSGSWSPTAHSSCIRSAA; encoded by the coding sequence ATGACCGAGAGTATCAGGAGCCGCCGCAACGAGGCCGAGGAGAAGATGCGCGCCGGCGATTGGCTCGGCGCGTTCGCGTTGTGGGAAGAGTTGAGGCAACGGCTTCCCGGTAGTCCGATGCCCTATATCCTCGGTGCCAAGGCGCTGATCAACTATGGCGATCTGGATGGTGGTGAGGTCGCGATCACCCGTGCGCTGCGTCGGTTTCCCAAGGATGCTGCCGCCCTTGTCATAGGCGCAGGCCTCTCCTGCCAGCGCGGCGAGTGGCCTCAGGCCCTTGCGCGGTGGACGCGCCTCTGCAGGATCGCCCCGGAAAAGCCTGTCGGCTACAGCGGGGCGGTGAACGCCCTCTTGCGCCTGGGCGATCTCGACCGCGCTCAAACGCTGAATGCCGAGGCGATCGGGCGCTTTCCCGCCGATGTGACATTTCGGATCGCGGAGGCGCGAATTGCCACCCAGCGCGGCGATTTCGACGCGGCCTCCTCGGCATGGGCGAGAGTGCTGGCGATGGCACCCGACAACCCGGCCGGATACGATGGCTGGGTCGAGATGCTCATGACCCGCGAAAAGCCAGACAAGGCCGCGCAGGTCCTTGACGACGCGGTGATGCGTTTTCCCGACAACCTGGATTTCCGCATGAAGACCGCCGAGTTCGCCATGCGCCGGGGAGATTGGACGGCAGCCGCGCATGGCTGGGCGGAGTTGCGCAAACGTTTTCCCCGGCATCTGCCCGGTTATCTGCGCGGTGCGGATGCGTTGATGCGCGCCGGACGGCTGACCGATGCGGCCGAACTGCTATGCGACTACATCGACAGCGGTGGTGACGGGCTCAAGCATGTCTACGTGAAGGCGGCGGATCTCGCCGCGCTGGTGGCCGACGAGGACCTGTCCCGACAGGCCGCGATCGAGCGGTTGCTCCTTCATCTCTTCCACCAGCCCATCGCCAGCTATGCGGAGGCCGAGATGCCGGCCCTCGCCGTCCAGGTTCAGAAGATGGTGTTTCAGACTGGTTCCGAGCCGGAACCGGTTCGCAAGCAGATAGAACGCGTATGGCGCGCGGCCGGATACCATCGCAGAATCCCATCAGAAGAAGTCTACAGGGTGGGACTCGGACTCGGTCTGCTCGACTATCGGCTGGCAATTGCGGAAACCCATCGGCTTGTTCGCCAGTTCGATTTTGCGACGCTCAGGCACATCTTCTCGGTTCTGCCCTGGCATACTCTCAACAGGAACAGCCTTGAGGGTTATGCGGCGGCACTCCTGGAGGACTACGCACGGCGTGACGAGCTAGGCCCCGCGCAGAGGCAGGCCCTGGAGATCCTCCTCTCCGCATGCAGGTTCGACCTCTTCCGGGCATTGCGCCGTTCCGACCAGCGCCAGGCCAGCCCCGTCGCGCCGGCCATTCTGCAGGTGCCCTCGAGACTGAAGATCGCCATATGCGTCTCAGGCCAGCTTCGCGGCTATGTCGAGGCTCTGCGAACATGGCGGCATCTCGGCCTGGAGCGCCACGAGGCCCACTACTTCGTGCATTCGTGGTACGAGATCGGTCGCAAGCGCCCCAATATCATGCACGCGAACAGGGTTTTCGGTGGGCGCTTCCTGAAGACCTACATGAAGGTCTGCCAGGAATACGGACCCCAACGTGTGGGCAAAGGCTTTCCCGTCCTGCTCGGGAGTTTCGACCGGATGGGCCGCGTGAGCGAGCGCGACATCATGGATATCTATGACACCCCCCACGTCCGGCTCGAGGACGACAGCATGGAACCGTTCTCTAGCTTCTCCAATTCGAAGAAGATGTACTATAAGATCGAGAAGGCTTGGGAAATGGCGCACGACACCGGCGTGGACTACGACCTCGTGATCCGGATCAGGCCGGATCTCGAGATCGCCGAGGGGCCAAGGTCGACTGGCAATCCGTCTGTAGGGACAGTCACGCCAAGCGGCTCGTGGTCGCCGACCGCCCATTCTTCGTGCATCCGATCGGCGGCCTGA
- a CDS encoding NAD(P)H-dependent oxidoreductase — translation MKVLLVYAHPEPRSLTGSLRDVARETLQAEGHEVVVSDLYADGWKAEVDRADFPPLTPDARLKVPAASGEAFTAGALTADVVAEQEKLLWADALILLFPLWWFSMPAILKGWVDRVYAYGFGYGVGEHNDTRWGDRYGEGMLAGKRAMLVVTAGGWADHYSDRGINGPINDLLFPINHGILHYPGYDVLPPFVVYQADRVDEAGFEAVAEDLRERMRTLATTRPLPYRRQNGGDYLIPSMRLCDGLGAPGATGFALHLDGAERGRAADTAGD, via the coding sequence ATGAAAGTCCTGCTTGTCTACGCTCATCCCGAACCCCGCTCGCTCACCGGTTCGCTGCGCGACGTCGCCCGGGAGACCCTCCAGGCCGAGGGGCACGAGGTCGTCGTCTCGGACCTCTATGCCGATGGCTGGAAGGCCGAGGTCGACCGGGCGGATTTCCCCCCATTGACGCCGGATGCCCGGCTGAAGGTTCCGGCGGCCTCCGGCGAGGCCTTCACGGCCGGCGCGCTGACGGCGGATGTCGTCGCCGAACAGGAGAAGCTCCTGTGGGCGGACGCGCTGATCCTCCTGTTTCCCCTCTGGTGGTTCTCCATGCCGGCCATCCTCAAGGGCTGGGTCGACCGCGTCTATGCCTATGGCTTCGGCTATGGTGTGGGCGAACACAACGACACGCGCTGGGGCGACCGCTATGGCGAGGGGATGCTCGCGGGCAAGCGGGCGATGCTGGTCGTGACCGCCGGCGGCTGGGCGGACCATTATTCGGACCGCGGGATCAACGGGCCGATCAACGACCTTCTGTTCCCGATCAACCACGGCATTCTCCACTATCCGGGCTACGACGTGCTGCCGCCCTTCGTCGTCTACCAGGCGGACCGCGTCGACGAGGCGGGGTTCGAGGCCGTCGCGGAGGACCTGCGCGAGAGGATGCGCACGCTCGCCACCACCCGCCCCCTTCCCTATCGCCGGCAGAATGGCGGCGACTACCTGATCCCGAGCATGCGACTGTGCGACGGCCTTGGAGCCCCCGGCGCAACGGGATTCGCACTTCACCTGGACGGCGCGGAGCGCGGCCGGGCTGCCGACACGGCGGGAGACTGA
- a CDS encoding TRAP transporter small permease gives MPLSQLFAEAGDIVGAFLSDDAWAISEAMGADGVWLLGLAVTLVGGALVLALYRLVPFIDRHLERTVMVWSYLVIAGIIFVEVFRRFVLSEQAAWSTTLPPYLFLIMTWFGCAYNVRLRTHLAFAEIRMSLPRGGQLFCSLLDAALWLGLCWVVIVTSGRVAANSAANFQILLGTDNVLQWWLLSSVPVAFLLMAARVLENLLDDIARYRAGVAVLKPAMIGGE, from the coding sequence ATGCCGCTCTCTCAACTCTTTGCGGAAGCCGGCGACATCGTCGGCGCGTTCCTGTCGGACGATGCCTGGGCGATCAGCGAGGCCATGGGGGCCGACGGCGTCTGGCTTCTGGGCCTCGCGGTCACGCTGGTCGGCGGCGCGCTCGTTCTCGCCCTCTACCGGCTGGTGCCGTTCATCGACCGGCACCTGGAGCGCACCGTGATGGTGTGGAGCTATCTCGTCATCGCGGGCATCATCTTCGTGGAGGTCTTCCGGCGCTTCGTGCTGTCGGAGCAGGCGGCGTGGTCCACGACGCTGCCGCCCTATCTGTTCCTCATCATGACGTGGTTCGGCTGCGCCTATAATGTGCGGCTCAGGACGCATCTCGCCTTCGCTGAGATCCGCATGAGCCTGCCGCGCGGCGGCCAGCTCTTCTGCTCGCTCCTCGACGCGGCGCTCTGGCTCGGCCTGTGCTGGGTGGTGATCGTGACCTCCGGGCGGGTCGCGGCCAACTCCGCGGCCAACTTCCAGATCCTGCTCGGCACCGACAATGTGCTCCAGTGGTGGCTGCTCTCGTCCGTTCCGGTCGCCTTCCTGCTCATGGCGGCGCGTGTTCTGGAGAACCTTCTCGACGATATCGCGCGCTACCGCGCCGGCGTCGCGGTTCTCAAGCCCGCAATGATCGGCGGCGAATAG
- a CDS encoding IclR family transcriptional regulator — protein MTAAETTEDRTGTIPTNLRLLLVLEEVAKAGIPVTPTDVNAEIGLPKATIHRLFATLEAEGFLQREMDGRSYTIAERLKRMSANVLSSAHIRTARYAVLNALAEEIGETCNISIPDSDAMIYLERVETKWPLRIQLPVGTQVPFYCTASGKMYLSTLSDVELDCYLDAAHLEARTRRTITDRAKLRKALQDTRKRGYSQDDEEFMEGMIALAVPVSDDRSRLLATLSFHAPTQRLTLKGALAHLGPLRAAADKLSRLAA, from the coding sequence TTGACCGCTGCCGAGACGACGGAAGACAGGACGGGCACCATTCCGACGAATCTGCGTCTCCTGCTCGTGCTGGAGGAGGTGGCGAAGGCCGGCATTCCCGTCACGCCGACGGATGTGAACGCCGAGATCGGCCTGCCCAAGGCGACCATCCACCGGCTCTTCGCCACGCTGGAGGCGGAGGGCTTCCTGCAACGCGAGATGGACGGGCGCTCCTATACCATTGCGGAGCGGCTGAAGAGGATGAGCGCCAATGTGCTCTCTTCCGCCCATATCCGCACCGCGCGCTATGCGGTGCTGAACGCGCTGGCCGAGGAGATCGGCGAGACCTGCAACATCTCCATCCCCGACAGCGACGCCATGATCTATCTGGAACGCGTGGAGACCAAGTGGCCCCTGCGCATCCAGCTCCCGGTCGGCACGCAGGTGCCGTTCTACTGCACCGCGAGCGGCAAGATGTACCTGTCGACGCTCTCCGACGTGGAGCTCGATTGCTATCTCGACGCCGCGCATCTGGAAGCCCGCACGCGCCGCACGATCACGGACCGGGCGAAGCTGCGCAAGGCGCTCCAGGACACCCGCAAGCGCGGCTATTCGCAGGACGACGAGGAATTCATGGAGGGCATGATCGCGCTGGCGGTCCCGGTCAGCGACGATCGGAGCCGGCTTCTGGCGACCCTGTCGTTCCACGCCCCGACCCAGCGCCTCACGCTCAAGGGCGCGCTCGCCCATCTCGGCCCGCTGCGCGCAGCGGCCGACAAGCTCTCCAGGCTCGCCGCCTGA
- a CDS encoding TRAP transporter substrate-binding protein, which yields MKITDKLGHLSRRDLFRLTGQFGVTSTLLAAGSFAGAMSFDSLARAAETTYDKRFAKKARYTLKFGASGFNARNLLIERAGCLEFARDLEERTDGEIRIEFIGDNQICGQLSCVEKTQLGIVDIYAASTQNSAGGAPYLNVLDYAYMFPGRASQYHFLYSPVSQKVLRDPLEKRHGLKFLFSHCELRGIQLGLGWQDKPTVTKLEQLFGTKNRVTGTQLGRIAMQLLNLNPVPIAWEETLDGLKQGLIDGAETWASAVAYANMSPVVSQSVDLRFFCGTEHTSMSAKVFDSLDEHLQDAVMESAYLAQVQVQAANEAALVKTVGFSDPQLPGTLFEEYNVRPAFLSDEEIRTAEEMCSPQYNPEPWAAWRERLDKWAGGIDTYKTISEVAREVPADMRPENVEPRRWWRSA from the coding sequence GTGAAGATCACAGACAAGCTGGGACACCTGTCCCGACGCGACCTGTTCAGGCTGACCGGGCAGTTCGGCGTCACCTCGACATTGCTTGCCGCCGGCAGCTTCGCCGGTGCCATGAGCTTCGATTCGCTCGCCCGGGCCGCGGAAACGACCTACGACAAGCGCTTCGCCAAGAAGGCCAGGTACACGCTCAAATTCGGCGCCTCCGGCTTCAATGCGCGCAACCTGCTGATCGAGCGGGCGGGGTGCCTCGAGTTCGCGCGCGATCTGGAGGAACGCACCGATGGCGAGATCCGCATCGAGTTCATCGGCGACAACCAGATCTGCGGCCAGCTGTCCTGCGTGGAGAAGACCCAGCTTGGCATCGTCGACATCTATGCCGCCTCCACCCAGAACTCCGCCGGCGGCGCGCCCTATCTGAACGTTCTCGACTATGCCTACATGTTCCCGGGGCGGGCATCGCAATATCACTTCCTCTACAGCCCGGTGAGCCAGAAGGTGCTGCGCGACCCGCTGGAGAAGCGCCACGGGCTGAAGTTCCTGTTCTCCCATTGCGAGCTGCGCGGCATCCAGCTCGGTCTCGGCTGGCAGGACAAGCCGACGGTCACCAAGCTGGAGCAGCTCTTCGGCACGAAGAACCGCGTGACCGGCACCCAGCTCGGCCGCATCGCCATGCAGCTCCTGAACCTCAACCCCGTGCCCATCGCCTGGGAGGAGACGCTCGACGGCCTCAAGCAGGGGCTGATCGACGGCGCGGAAACCTGGGCTTCCGCGGTGGCCTACGCCAACATGTCGCCGGTCGTGTCCCAGTCGGTCGATCTGCGCTTCTTCTGCGGCACCGAGCACACCTCCATGTCGGCCAAGGTGTTCGACAGCCTCGATGAGCATCTCCAGGACGCGGTGATGGAATCGGCCTATCTGGCGCAGGTGCAGGTGCAGGCGGCGAACGAGGCGGCGCTTGTGAAGACGGTCGGCTTCTCCGACCCGCAACTGCCGGGCACGCTGTTCGAGGAATACAATGTCCGCCCCGCCTTCCTCTCCGACGAGGAGATCAGGACGGCAGAGGAGATGTGCTCGCCGCAATACAATCCGGAGCCCTGGGCGGCCTGGCGCGAGCGCCTCGACAAGTGGGCCGGCGGCATCGACACCTACAAGACGATCTCGGAGGTGGCGCGCGAGGTGCCCGCCGACATGCGTCCGGAGAATGTCGAGCCCCGCCGCTGGTGGCGGTCGGCCTGA